The following nucleotide sequence is from Apium graveolens cultivar Ventura chromosome 4, ASM990537v1, whole genome shotgun sequence.
GTGGTACATGAATTGCAAGGAAAATGTATAGCTTGTGATTTGTATTCTGTTGAATGTGTTTGCTAAAAGAACTCAACATACATTTAAACTATTCATTTGTGTTTTAGTTGTTTATATGGCTAAAGAGTTGTTACATTTGGGCTTGTATTATCTAGATTGTAGGGGCAAGGAATTTTTTATTGGTATATTTGTTGTATGCCTATCAGCTAAATCCTAATGTCATTGCCTGAATGATATGATTATGCTTTGATTCTGAAGTTATTCATATTTTTTTGATTATCTAGAAGAATGCTAGTGTTTCAGCTTTACGTTTGGAAAACATTAATTCTGCTTAATCTATTTGAATTGAGGAAAATGTACTTTGTTTTGCTTTCTAATTCTGAGTGAGGCTACTATTTAATGTTGTCTTGTGCATAAATTCACTTTCATTTATCTCGTGTAATAGAAGTTGGTTCTAAATTGCTCTGATTCTAGTTGTAAGTTCTCAATCATTCTGTTTTTTTACTTCACTATTAGGAAATCTTGGTAGAAATCCTGTGGTTGACGATAATATGATATTTGGAGTCATGATCTGGTCGGCGTGGTACATGAATTGCAAGGAAAATGTATAGCTTGTGATTTTTTATTCTGTTAAATGTGTTTGGTAAAAGAACTCAACATACATTTGAACTATTAAAGCACACCTCTTATATTGGATATTGAAGAAAATGAGTCAATAACACGTGACAATGACATTCACTAGCAACACTCTATTCAAAATCGATAACTGTGGCTTATTTAAGAAGTGAAATATCTGCTTCGTATTAGAAATGTAAAAGAAAATTTTAGGGTCCACAATTAGTTGTATTGTATGTGTTGATGCATTGATGAGCTTTAATGGAAGGATCTTTAAATATTACTATCAATTTGTATACATTCTGCATTTTGTTTATAAATTATCGTCTAGTAAATGTTGGATGTATTGCAGATTCCTCATTTGAGACCTGCTGAATACAAGAGATCTAGATTGTCCAGAAACCGAAGAACTGTCAACCGTGCGTATGGTGGAGTGTTATCTGGAGGTGCTGTCAGGGAGAGGTATGTGATACCATAAATTTTTACGTTGCAAAATTCTCTAGATCTCCTCTCTGCAATTTTTATTTCTGGAATTGTATTAGAGTTCTATTTTGGCTAAATCCTAATTGTAATTTGTTGATAGGATCATCCGAGCCTTTTTGGTTGAAGAGCAAAAGATTGTAAAGAAGGTTTTGAAGATTCAGAAGTTAAAGGAGAAAGTTACAAAGAGTTAAACATGTGACGTGAAGTGTTATTCCTTATGAATGATCACAAGCTTGAATCCAATTTTGATTTTGGTAATTACTTAGGAAGAAGTATGGGAATGATCATTTTAGTTTACCTTCGATCGAAATGCGCGTTTCTAGCTTAATTTGCTTCAGACTTCTTGGGTACTTCATCTCTGTCGAAAAAAATCAACTTCTGGAGTTTTATTTTGTATTATTGTGCTTTTGATATTGCAGACCTGTTTGACAATTGATATTTTGGTTAATTGCTGGTTTTCATTTCAAACATTATGTCAAATCATTGACGCCTTGTAGTTTGCATTATACTCGAGATCTGTTGGGCCAATTTACTTGGTTGTGAACGAAAGATGTCAAGATCATTGTAGCATACTGAGTAACCAAATGAGCAGTACTCCCTCCCCTGCTGAATCCTCTCCCCTAAGTGGGAAGGTTGAGGGTTCAAATCTCTTTAGAATTGCATGTTGGTTTTGGTAATTGGTTCTGTGGAAATGTCCTGTGAGATTATCGGTAGGAAGCCTGCCTTTTAATTAATAAATGAAGGGGTCAAATTAGAGCAAAAGTGTCCATTTACAAAATTTTCTTGCATATTGTTTATTAGAGTAGTTCAAATAACAAGACATTCAATAGCTACTCTTACCTGACCTGAATTGGGTATATATCAGTACTACCTTTTATGTTTAAATTGGCTGTCTTAGTTAAATGTGCTGAAAGATGAATTTGTTTTTATTGCTGAAATATCTTGAATTTTTATTCGTCTCATTTCATCTCTTGTTTTGTCCGTCAGCAAACTATCCAATATTTTGTGTAATTAACTAATTCTTTTTAAAAGTAGAATTCACCTTCTGGAATTGGTACTCATTATACAACCTCAGTCCTCGAGACTGGAACTAAAACACATTAGTTTTGTTTTAACCGTAGTTTGTATATAAAGTTTGCGGAAAAAAAGTGTAAACCAAAATTCGCGATAAGATACGAGCGTATACACATACATCCGGATTGGACATTCAGTAAAAATGGGATGTCAGTGGATTGGAAATTT
It contains:
- the LOC141718142 gene encoding large ribosomal subunit protein eL34-like, which gives rise to MVQRLTYRKRHSYATKSNQHRIVKTPGGKLVYQTTKKRASGPKCPVTGKRIQGIPHLRPAEYKRSRLSRNRRTVNRAYGGVLSGGAVRERIIRAFLVEEQKIVKKVLKIQKLKEKVTKS